The Bacteroidia bacterium genomic interval GATATGGAAGTAGAAAATAGTTCGACTGCCGATGGAGCAAATATTGAAATAGGAAATCGAGAAAACAGTGGGCATTTCAACCAGCTTTGGGAATTCATCCCGGTAGGTTCTACAGATGGGATCACCCCAAATGTAACGATCCCGGCTACGCTTTCTGCAACGGGCGCTTTTTCAGACCTTAGCAATCTTACCCCTTCGACAGGAGTTTTACCCTATGATATGGTGACATCTCTGTGGTCAGACGGTGCAGATAAATATCGCTGGCTGGCGGTACCCAATGACGGGAGCTATAATACAGCTGCGGAAGACGTGGTTTGGTCAGAAGAAGGAGAATGGGATTTCCCTGAAGGAACTGTTTTCATCAAGCACTTCGAATTACCTACAGATGAAACAGACCCCCTCCAAATTCGCAAACTGGAAACTCGTTTTAGCATAAGAGGAGAAAATGGGTTCTATATGCTGAGCTATCGCTGGAGACCCGATGGTAGCGATGCAGATCTACTGGAGACTTCTTTCCAGGACAATATTACAATTACAGAATCCGGCGGCGGTACCCGTTCGCAAACCTGGTACTACCCCAGTCGTTCTGAATGTTTTGTTTGTCATACCGAAGCCTCAACCCGAGTACTAGGACCCAAGACTCGTCATCTAAATACAGATCAGCTTTATCCTTCAACTGGATTGACAGGAAATCAGATTGAGACATACAATCATATTGGTATGTTTGATCAAACTTTGAATGCAGGTGATATTCCTGGATTCCTGACAGCTGCAGCTATTGATGATGGTTCCGAATCTTTGGAAGATCGCGCAAGATCTTATCTGGATATCAACTGTAGCAGTTGCCACAGGCCCAATGGAGGTACACGGGCAAACTGGAATGGACTTCTTTCTGAAGATCTCGCCAATACCGATATCATCAATGGAGATGTAATTGAAGACCTCGGCATTAGTGGGGCCAAGATTGTAGTTCCCGGAGATACCAGCAAATCTGTACTTTATCAGCGTCTGAAGCAGGTAAATACAGGTACGGCTATGCCTCCTTTGGCCAAGAATGTAAGGCATGATGAAGGGGTTCAATTGGTGGGAGACTGGATCATGGCTATGGCCGCTCCTAAAATGAGCCTGAAAATCTTCCTCGAAGGTCCATATAACTCCGGAGCGGGAACCATGAGCGATGACCTCCGAGCTGGAAGCCTGTTGGGAACAACTGATCCTTACGGTCTAAGTACAGATGCAGCTGCCAATGCTTTCGATGCTACTAATGATGATGCAATTGTTGATTGGTTGAAGATAGAATTGCGGGATGAAAGTGATAATACCAGCATCATTGCAGAAAAAGCAGTCCTGCTACAAAAAGATGGAGACATTGTAGATAAAGACCTAAATAGCGAAATCGTATTTGATGGCGTTCCTGGAGGAAATTACTTCATCGTCATCAAGCACTACAATCACCTTGGGGTTATGACAGCTGCTGCCGTTGACCTGAGCAGTGCGCCTACCATCGACTTCTCCAATCCTGCTACTCCCGTATTCACTAGTGGGGGTGATGCCATGAATACGGTAAGCGGAGTTAGGGTCATGTGGAGTGGTGATTCTGACGGTAGCGGAGGAATCAATGCGATTGATAGAAACCTCTACTGGATTCCGGAGAATGGAGGCAGCTATACGTACGGTACTACTACCTCTGACTTCAACCTCAGTGGTACAGTCAATGCTATCGACATCAACATCTTCTGGAGGAACAACAACTCAAGAGTTGCTCAGCTTCCCTAAGTTTTAGATACAAGATCAAAAAGCGCCATTCTGGATTCAGAATGGCGCTTTTTGTTTTTATATGCTAATACAAATTTCTTCTTTATTTAGCCTGAACCCCTCCTCAATACCTCGCATATTCTCCAGGCAAAAATCTAGTACGAAACTTTAAAATATCCCCACTAGCCAAAGAGAACCGTT includes:
- a CDS encoding RICIN domain-containing protein; translation: MIFAPGLNTPEAIGQYLNGAFPTKLTSSVELDEPFTNASMSNLLAITAEPSSTRMHFITRDGVFYWLSKDGNGSDQTTFMNITGRVWTGQDSGVLGMAFHPDFNKSGNPNRNYFYVYYVTEYGGDEYIRLSRFTRTDGTNVADESTELILIEQVLGPTLHRGGGLLFGNDGFLYLAIGDLGWMTQSQNITDRLAGGVFRIDVDMQGGGVSHPIVRTLGDAGQGTSQNYYIPNDNPFVGQSGVFEEYYTLGCRNPHRMTLDAATGNIYIGNVGSNSGYILEEVNVVASGANFGWPYREGSTDRTDLMTKPSPLIGTETDPIHLYDHTGGNNWICGGFIYRGTAFPEYSGFYIFADGNSRKIWAMDISGTPPFTNKTEIANGPGTFYGFGQDQDGEIYIGTNSPRKLVPGISGSGIIPDGDYYIRNRNSNKVLGAAGGGTGNGVNTEQQTATGASSQQWNVTHLGGGEFKVENINAGKVADVQGFGTTDGSNIHQWQYGGGSNQKWTIEHEETTFFRLVGVASGLDMEVENSSTADGANIEIGNRENSGHFNQLWEFIPVGSTDGITPNVTIPATLSATGAFSDLSNLTPSTGVLPYDMVTSLWSDGADKYRWLAVPNDGSYNTAAEDVVWSEEGEWDFPEGTVFIKHFELPTDETDPLQIRKLETRFSIRGENGFYMLSYRWRPDGSDADLLETSFQDNITITESGGGTRSQTWYYPSRSECFVCHTEASTRVLGPKTRHLNTDQLYPSTGLTGNQIETYNHIGMFDQTLNAGDIPGFLTAAAIDDGSESLEDRARSYLDINCSSCHRPNGGTRANWNGLLSEDLANTDIINGDVIEDLGISGAKIVVPGDTSKSVLYQRLKQVNTGTAMPPLAKNVRHDEGVQLVGDWIMAMAAPKMSLKIFLEGPYNSGAGTMSDDLRAGSLLGTTDPYGLSTDAAANAFDATNDDAIVDWLKIELRDESDNTSIIAEKAVLLQKDGDIVDKDLNSEIVFDGVPGGNYFIVIKHYNHLGVMTAAAVDLSSAPTIDFSNPATPVFTSGGDAMNTVSGVRVMWSGDSDGSGGINAIDRNLYWIPENGGSYTYGTTTSDFNLSGTVNAIDINIFWRNNNSRVAQLP